ATGTAAtggtgggaacattttatctaggaataaggaatatttgactcaatttggtgggctcctgagaatttagtgtgcagccttgggattttattatgaccgttgacaaccgaaGAATTGAAAATGACTCAAATCGTAtcgaatctgaaaaaaaaaaaaacacacacaggAAGGCAgtgacccacaatggcaataatgCTAGCCTTTTTTTAATTGAGGATTTTTTCGTATAATTGTCTTTTCAAGTCTGTTAtagggattcccatacaaatccttaaatttttgttggctttcctcGACACTTAGCTTGAGGTGCCTGTGGCTCCGCCCTCCAGTAATCAAATGGTTTGCTTCAAGACATACTGTTTACTGCTTCATTCAACAAACAGATGCTCTAAAATTAGATTTTTATTTGACCACTGGGATTTTCCCAAATCTTGACCGGGAAATAACATttatacccccccccccccctcccccctatcaGGACCCTCTTGAGACACTCCACACACCCTGATAAAGAAATATATCAAGGGGAGGGTAAGGTCTCTGTATTTCGCAGTACGATGAAGGTAATTTTTACCAatcaaatttaataatttactTATGGGATTCAGAGTCCTCTTAAATTTAAACTGATTAACAAAATGTACCACACTTCTGCGTTTTTCATTCTTCCCCACCCTAGAAAGGACCGGTTATTCATTTATCACGTGACTATTGAGCGTGGTAAATACTGAAGTCGAAGAAGCCGGGGAAGAAAGAAGTTCATATTTTCGATCAAAGAAAGGTTGTAATCGCATCTGACCCGCCATGGAGGGTGCCTCGGATGGAGGACTTGGTTCTCCAACTCCTCCAGAAGCGGCTGTGGTGGATGTGAAAAATTTTAGCAATTATTTGCGTCGAGTTGTACCACTTCTTCTAGAAGGCGACCCAGAAGTCCCCATCGAGCTCGACACGACTTTGAAAGACCCACTGCATGTGGACTACATAAGAAAATTTCTGGCCGATGCCCAGACAAGAAGCCTTCTTGTGACACGAACACCACTCAAAGACGAAGAAGAGAGCGATGAAACTTCTTCCACTGAGAGCGGAGCGGAATCCGAGCGAGAAAGAGCCATATACTCCATCGATTTGGATATTCATTACACCGCGCCTAAACTGTCCAGTGTGGCCTTCATCAAACGAGGAGCGATAGTTGATGCTGACAAAAAGATTACCTCGCAAGTTCGTGTGATCAATCTTAACGAAGGATCGCCTTATGAAACACTTCATTCCTACATAAGCAATGCAGTGGCGCCGTATTTCAAGTCTTTCGTGAGAAAGTCTGGCAAAGCAGACAGGTAGTACATTTCATGTTCATTTCAGCATTCAAATGGTTGCATTCTCACGCGAATGTAGATTTCGTATTCTGGTGTTTTTTACTAGTTTATTAGCAACGTTAAATTGATTGCAAATTCGAGAATTTAGCTTTTTTCCCCGGGATTGCTTCAATATCTTCGATGGGTGTGTTAAAGTATTAATATTATGCAAATTTATAGTTACACTTAGTGCTTTGTGAGACGGCCAAACTCTAATTTATTTCTTGCTTCTTGAATGGGAAATGATATTCCTGTTTGCAAATTCTCAGCATTGGGAAATGCTTGACTCAACAGAAATGTATCAGCTGACGGAAACTTAAAATATTTTGTTAGTGAcctggaaattcttcaaaaccATTACATGAACATGCAGCTCTTTCAatttgtatacaaaaattttgttttatcgacggagttgataatgtaaattggccaccgtacagagattagatgtacggtggccaatttacattatcaactccgttgataaaaccaaatttttgtatactacttccccactgaggcagcaccacaatttctttagaaactacccccttctttCAATTAGTGTTTGTCTGTTTCTGTAATTATAATATACaggaaaaaattacttgattctgattggctgagagcagtgcagtttttttgtaaacacagtgcaaaaaggaGTAAGTTCAGTGCAATTTACTCACAGAATTCTCGCAATTGGTCAATGAGCAAGCAAAGTGAGTGCTAGGCAATCAAATTCAAGCCCTAGATGGCACAATTTATGGcacttttttttgtgattgtgtgGTATGCAtgcgttgcttctgcttaacAATCTCAAAATTTTGTCATGTATATtgttaataagtaatcacatgatttttctggtacaatttttttcaaatactacatgtacaaaCTGCACTTGCCAATTTGTTTGCCTTTGAAAAGATTTACTTGTGGttgtttattccaaattgcactcgaaatcatgtgattacctgtaCAAAATATTTCCATGGAATCTAACCTAACAACGGCTGTTTTTATACAACAGGGTTCTCTCGATCAGTCCAGACCAGCAATATTATGCATCTCACGTTTTACCGTacatttacccgtgtataatacgcactTTTTTTTCCGCTAAAACAGCTCTGAAAATTGAGATGCGTATTATACACGGAATCCATTGGTTTAGACACGCGTCCCtcattagcataaaaacaaagacGCATTGGTTTTTGATTGAAAAGTGAAAGGCTTGACCCAGATCCACTAATAAATTAACCTTTCTGTTTAAATGAACAACTGAACAACATAGCCTTCACTTTTGAGCGATAAACTGCAACATCAAAATGGCCACGAAACTCCCCGGAGTTTACGATGCCGGTCTGATAAATAACGCTCGTTAATTTCGCTGAAGATCATCCGATTTCACACTGTTATAttataaaactttgcaaagaacacaactaCCCACTACATGTTACTGGAAATGTGGTCAAAACGCCACTGATCTTCCATATGCTGTGGAACCGAATGATCAACATTACACCGCagagaagaaaattaatgtcacGCAACTGTTTTGTTGGCGCGTGCTCGTGATGGATCAAATTTAAGACCAATGGTGATTTTCAAGAGGAAAACGGTGcctaaagttgaaaacaagcacAGGGTTATCAGCGACGCCCAAGAGAAAGGCCGAATGGATGCCGAAGGAATGAAGAGTTTGGCATGCTCCACGTGTTGGGACTGGGGAGACGAAGAAGCCTGCTTGTTTATGCTTTCGAAGCTCGTGTGACTGAAAGCATGAAAGCAGCATTTACAGAGTAAACACCAATTTAGCCGTAATTCTTGGTGGATTGACCTCAGTTCTGCCTGAAGAGATGATCGAGTCGTATTTTGTCAAATATAGAGTAGTAAAAAAACCTTGATAACACACAGGACTGTCTTGTGGACGGACAACAAGATGAACTTGTCGATGACGAATCTTGTGCGAGAGAAGTGTACGTTGAACATCAGGAAACCCACTATGATGAATGCATCTAGTGTTGTGATGCAATCACATGACAATGGAGCTTGAACCCTTTGTTCTTATTGTGCACCTGTGTTTTTCGCAGAAGTCTGGCTTTACAGTACGTGTACAGTCGAACcttgattatccggactcgttgggactatatgaaatagtccggataatcgagggtcCAGATAAttgagaatatgaatattaatgaggaataaaaactgattaaattaagaaagcgacatttaatcAAAACAACAAGATGGTCTACATCCTCACTGTCCAAATTGTGAATACATTACTAACACCACATTCAGCTGACAAAtttgttcctttttcttttttctttaatcgCAAAACTAtagcctgtttatcttttattgaAAGAACGGATTGCTTACgcttcaaggacatgatgatTGTGAATAAACATTCGTGGCGtagtgtacatgtagcttgttCGCCGAACGAACCAATAGAGCGTGAAATTTCACTGAGCAACAGagcaactctaagccaatcagaactcattcgaAAGGTCTTCATTAGTTACAACTTGTGCGAGCactgctttattttgctttttgaaagcaaaacaaatttgcctgtactttacttttcaacgctgtagttttaaaaagaatatggctacggatcttgatcatgactaataaatattcatgacaaaattgggaccagagaaaaagtccagataatcgaggtttgactgtacatgtcagttttggcattttcaaaatgacatCTTCGATCTCCAGCACCTACAATTTATGGTTGTGATATTGTCTCATGCATTTTCCTATCTGATAGTGTTTTGTAAAAGCACAGGGAAATGATCAGCTGTTACATAGCAATTACTTAACACATGACACATGATAATCACCAAAGAAATTATGATGCCTCTTGTTCCTGTCTTTGAACTTGACAAGCTATACAGACCTGCTGAAAATCCTCGAGCTCATCCCACAGTTAACTCATGGCCAATTGATGAGCTTGGAAACTGGTGCCTTAAAAGTTAGCGGGGAAGGGCTTGAGGTAGTCCAGGCCTACAACCAGGGAGGTATCCATGGCAACTCCGCAAGCGGGAACCACTCCTGAAGCAGCTGCTAACAGACACCGTGACACTGAAACTAGTCCAGTGGAAATACTTACCTAACCTTATAGTTACATGTATCTCCTAAGACAAGTTGCCCTTTAGGAAGAGAGGGCAGGACTGATGAATCCGCAAAGATTTGCCCACAAAGGAACTGATCCGTAACAATCACTAGAATGCCAAGCTATACTTGAAAGCCCCTGCAAATTCCAGGGGTACCCCACAGGTCATATGCatgtggctcagttggttgagcaccggactgtcatGCCGGAGgccgtgagttcaactccggctggaccaacacttagggtctttaaataactgaggagaaagtgctgcctttgtaactacatctgcaaatggttagacttttaagtcttctcggataaggatgataagACGGAGGTCGCGTCTCACAggccttgttcattaactctgtgggacattaaagatcccacacacaaTATGAAAAGAGGAGTGGATAgtgttcctggtgttgtggtctgacctttccagcatgtggtcggcttggcaggattagcttgaagggcgtctgtgtgaatgagaccacaattgtgaaTAACAGCCAGaggtcaggctacttagccaagtgctggaaaCCAGTCTAAGGTCTACAGTCCATGAAGCGTTTTACTTTTGCAAATGTTAACGGTTTGCCTGATTATGAGTCACTTTTGAACAATGAAACGTTGGCGGTTATCTTAAGTTCAGGAATATACCCATAAATGTACAGTCCCTCTTTAAGTTAAAGGCAATTCAGAATGCTGCACAAGGCCACAGAGCACTCAATTtttggcaggtacaaaacacaagtcTCAGGTCACAGGTCTCATNNNNNNNNNNNNNNNNNNNNNNNNNNNNNNNNNNNNNNNNNNNNNNNNNNNNNNNNNNNNNNNNNNNNNNNNNNNNNNNNNNNNNNNNNNNNNNNNNNNNNNNNNNNNNNNNNNNNNNNNNNNNNNNNNNNNNNNNNNNNNNNNNNNNNNNNNNNNNNNNNNNNNNNNNNNNNNNNNNNNNNNNNNNNNNNNNNNNNNNNNNNNNNNNNNNNNNNNNNNNNNNNNNNNNNNNNNNNNNNNNNNNNNNNNNNNNNNNNNNNNNNNNNNNNNNNNNNNNNNNNNNNNNNNNNNNNNNNNNNNNNNNNNNNNNNNNNNNNNNNNNNNNNNNNNNNNNNNNNNNNNNNNNNNNNNNNNNNNNNNNNNNNNNNNNNNNNNNNNNNNNNNNNNNNNNNNNNNNNNNNNNNNNNNNNNNNNNNNNNNNNNNNNNNNNNNNNNNNNNNNNNNNNNNNNNNNNNNNNNNNNNNNNNNNNNNNNNNNNNNNNNNNNNNNNNNNNNNNNNNNNNNNNNNNNNNNNNNNNNNNNNNNNNNNNNNNNNNNNNNNNNNNNNNNNNNNNNNNNNNNNNNNNNNNNNNNNNNNNNNNNNNNNNNNNNNNNNNNNNNNNNNNNNNNNNNNNNNNNNNNNNNNNNNNNNNNNNNNNNNNNNNNNNNNNNNNNNNNNNNNNNNNNNNNNNNNNNNNNNNNNNNNNNNNNNNNNNNNNNNNNNNNNNNNNNNNNNNNNNNNNNNNNNNNNNNNNNNNNNNNNNNNNNNNNNNNNNNNNNNNNNNNNNNNNNNNNNNNNNNNNNNNNNNNNNNNNNNNNNNNNNNNNNNNNNNNNNNNNNNNNNNNNNNNNNNNNNNNNNNNNNNNNNNNNNNNNNNNNNNNNNNNNNNNNNNNNNNNNNNNNNNNNNNNNNNNNNNNNNNNNNNNNNNNNNNNNNNNNNNNNNNNNNNNNNNNNNNNNNNNNNNNNNNNNNNNNNNNNNNNNNNNNNNNNNNNNNNNNNNNNNNNNNNNNNNNNNNNNNNNNNNNNNNNNNNNNNNNNNNNNNNNNNNNNNNNNNNNNNNNNNNNNNNNNNNNNNNNNNNNNNNNNNNNNNNNNNNNNNNNNNNNNNNNNNNNNNNNNNNNNNNNNNNNNNNNNNNNNNNNNNNNNNNNNNNNNNNNNNNNNNNNNNNNNNNNNNNNNNNNNNNNNNNNNNNNNNNNNNNNNNNNNNNNNNNNNNNNNNNNNNNNNNNNNNNNNNNNNNNNNNNNNNNNNNNNNNNNNNNNNNNNNNNNNNNNNNNNNNNNNNNNNNNNNNNNNNNNNNNNNNNNNNNNNNNNNNNNNNNNNNNNNNNNNNNNNNNNNNNNNNNNNNNNNNNNNNNNNNNNNNNNNNNNNNNNNNNNNNNNNNNNNNNNNNNNNNNNNNNNNNNNNNNNNNNNNNNNNNNNNNNNNNNNNNNNNNNNNNNNNNNNNNNNNNNNNNNNNNNNNNNNNNNNNNNNNNNNNNNNNNNNNNNNNNNNNNNNNNNNNNNNNNNNNNNNNNNNNNNNNNNNNNNNNNNNNNNNNNNNNNNNNNNNNNNNNNNNNNNNNNNNNNNNNNNNNNNNNNNNNNNNNNNNNNNNNNNNNNNNNNNNNNNNNNNNNNNNNNNNNNNNNNNNNNNNNNNNNNNNNNNNNNNNNNNNNNNNNNNNNNNNNNNNNNNNNNNNNNNNNNNNNNNNNNNNNNNNNN
This portion of the Montipora capricornis isolate CH-2021 chromosome 11, ASM3666992v2, whole genome shotgun sequence genome encodes:
- the LOC138023263 gene encoding cytoplasmic dynein 1 heavy chain 1-like; the encoded protein is MEGASDGGLGSPTPPEAAVVDVKNFSNYLRRVVPLLLEGDPEVPIELDTTLKDPLHVDYIRKFLADAQTRSLLVTRTPLKDEEESDETSSTESGAESERERAIYSIDLDIHYTAPKLSSVAFIKRGAIVDADKKITSQVRVINLNEGSPYETLHSYISNAVAPYFKSFVRKSGKADR